Proteins from a single region of Pseudomonas sp. 10S4:
- a CDS encoding response regulator: MSKISVLVVDDASFIRDLVKKCLRNYFPGIRTEDAVNGKKAQAMLAKEAFDLVLCDWEMPEMSGLELLTWCREQDNLKTMPFVMVTSRGDKENVVQAIQAGVSGYVSKPFTNEQLLTKVKQALNKVGKLDTLMNSAPTKMNSAFGNDSLSALTGGKAAVAAPSAAPVNPFAKPVAVAAPTPAAAPSRGLLNSPPVKAPVAAATNSGGRGQGQLRLSSGTQPCVIKALSLKEALLVVKRADILPQVLESAVLDMEQGDNAETARLNGYLHAIVAHEQKPDSDWLQLTFRFVDQDAQKLDYISRLIARGTAQKHFVPGA, translated from the coding sequence ATGAGCAAGATCAGTGTGTTGGTCGTGGACGATGCGTCGTTCATTCGTGACCTGGTAAAAAAGTGCCTGCGCAACTACTTCCCGGGTATCCGGACTGAAGACGCCGTCAACGGTAAAAAGGCCCAGGCGATGCTGGCCAAAGAAGCGTTCGACCTGGTGCTGTGCGACTGGGAAATGCCGGAAATGTCTGGCCTGGAACTGCTGACATGGTGCCGCGAGCAAGACAACCTCAAGACCATGCCGTTCGTGATGGTGACCAGCCGTGGCGACAAAGAGAACGTGGTCCAGGCGATTCAGGCCGGCGTATCCGGTTACGTCAGCAAGCCGTTCACCAACGAGCAACTGCTGACCAAGGTCAAGCAGGCCCTGAACAAGGTCGGCAAGCTCGATACCTTGATGAACAGCGCCCCGACCAAAATGAACTCGGCATTCGGCAACGACTCCCTGAGCGCATTGACCGGCGGCAAAGCCGCTGTGGCAGCGCCATCGGCCGCCCCGGTCAATCCGTTCGCCAAGCCTGTCGCCGTTGCCGCACCGACACCTGCAGCTGCGCCGTCCCGTGGTTTGCTCAACAGTCCGCCGGTCAAGGCACCGGTTGCTGCGGCAACCAATAGCGGCGGTCGTGGCCAGGGCCAGTTGCGCCTGTCGAGCGGCACCCAGCCGTGCGTGATCAAAGCCTTGAGCCTCAAGGAAGCACTGCTGGTGGTCAAGCGCGCCGACATTCTGCCGCAAGTCCTCGAAAGCGCTGTGCTCGACATGGAGCAGGGCGACAACGCCGAAACCGCGCGCCTCAATGGTTACCTGCACGCCATCGTTGCCCACGAGCAAAAACCTGACAGCGACTGGCTGCAACTGACCTTTCGCTTTGTCGATCAGGATGCACAGAAGCTCGACTACATCTCCCGCCTGATTGCCCGTGGTACGGCGCAGAAGCATTTCGTTCCCGGCGCGTAA
- the pstA gene encoding phosphate ABC transporter permease PstA, translated as MKQNSLNGWFKSGAPGVWISGGAVSIAVIMTIGLLAVIAVRGLGHFWPADLIHANYDVPGQANHLVIGEVVQKEEVPRERLKTAGLPVPDVGPEFMTRELIKVGNRDLNGNDFTWIVGEWLTNQTTPRELMTIERREWGNFYGYLVNVKQDGKVIAEGEAAWPELQARVDRVNKLAAQLKSLEKSDIGAINAGLERIRLHGRKLELAGKLDATAQADMDAEKAELNARYQDIEARLSDLHAQFNRDSLTARDANGKELEIGIGKVVHAYQPNAMSTFTKVSFYFGKVWEFLSDDPREANTEGGIFPAIFGTVMMTLIMAMIVTPFGVLAAVYLREYAKQNTLTRIIRIAVNNLAGVPAIVYGVFGLGFFVYVLGGSVDRIFFPEALPAPTFGTPGLLWASLTLALLAVPVVIVATEEGLARIPRTVREGSLALGATKAETLWKIVLPMASPAMMTGMILAVARAAGEVAPLMLVGVVKLAPSLPVDGNYPYLHLDQKIMHLGFHIYDVGFQSPNVEAARPLVYATALLLVLVIATLNLSAVWIRNHLREKYKALDS; from the coding sequence GTGAAACAGAACTCCCTGAATGGATGGTTCAAGAGCGGCGCCCCCGGCGTCTGGATCAGCGGTGGCGCGGTGTCCATCGCGGTCATCATGACCATTGGCTTGCTGGCAGTGATTGCCGTGCGCGGTCTGGGCCATTTTTGGCCGGCAGACCTGATCCACGCCAACTACGACGTACCGGGCCAGGCCAATCACCTGGTCATCGGCGAAGTGGTGCAGAAAGAAGAAGTGCCGCGTGAGCGCTTGAAAACCGCTGGCCTGCCGGTGCCCGATGTTGGGCCGGAATTCATGACCCGCGAGCTGATCAAGGTCGGCAACCGTGACTTGAACGGCAACGACTTCACCTGGATCGTCGGCGAGTGGCTGACCAACCAGACGACGCCGCGAGAGTTGATGACCATCGAGCGTCGCGAGTGGGGCAACTTCTACGGCTACCTCGTTAACGTCAAGCAGGACGGCAAGGTCATCGCCGAGGGCGAAGCTGCCTGGCCGGAGTTACAGGCCCGTGTGGACCGCGTCAACAAGCTCGCAGCACAGCTCAAGAGCCTTGAGAAATCCGACATCGGCGCGATCAACGCCGGTCTGGAACGCATCCGTCTGCACGGTCGCAAACTGGAACTGGCCGGTAAACTCGACGCCACCGCTCAAGCCGACATGGACGCTGAAAAGGCTGAACTGAACGCCCGTTATCAAGACATCGAAGCACGCCTGTCCGACCTGCACGCCCAGTTCAACCGTGACAGCCTGACCGCTCGCGACGCCAACGGCAAAGAGCTCGAAATCGGCATTGGCAAGGTGGTTCACGCCTATCAGCCGAACGCCATGAGCACCTTCACCAAGGTCAGTTTCTACTTCGGCAAGGTCTGGGAATTCCTCAGCGACGACCCGCGTGAAGCAAACACTGAAGGCGGGATCTTCCCGGCGATTTTCGGCACCGTGATGATGACGTTGATCATGGCGATGATCGTGACTCCGTTCGGCGTACTGGCAGCGGTTTACCTGCGTGAATACGCCAAGCAGAACACCCTGACGCGGATTATCCGCATCGCGGTGAACAACCTGGCAGGTGTTCCGGCGATTGTTTACGGTGTGTTCGGTCTGGGTTTCTTCGTCTACGTACTCGGTGGCTCGGTGGACCGGATCTTCTTCCCCGAAGCCTTGCCGGCGCCGACCTTCGGTACGCCGGGTCTGCTTTGGGCCTCGCTGACCCTGGCGCTGCTGGCTGTGCCGGTGGTGATCGTGGCCACCGAAGAAGGCCTGGCGCGGATTCCTCGCACCGTGCGTGAGGGCTCGTTGGCCCTCGGCGCGACCAAGGCTGAAACCTTGTGGAAGATCGTGCTGCCGATGGCCAGCCCGGCGATGATGACCGGCATGATCCTCGCTGTGGCGCGTGCCGCTGGTGAAGTGGCGCCGCTGATGCTGGTGGGTGTGGTGAAACTGGCGCCGTCGCTGCCGGTGGACGGCAACTACCCGTACCTGCACCTTGACCAGAAGATCATGCACTTGGGCTTCCATATTTATGACGTCGGCTTCCAGAGCCCGAACGTCGAAGCCGCACGGCCATTGGTGTACGCCACGGCGCTGTTGCTGGTGCTAGTGATCGCCACGTTGAACTTGTCGGCCGTGTGGATTCGAAACCACCTGCGCGAAAAATACAAAGCGCTGGATAGCTGA
- a CDS encoding ABC transporter permease subunit — MNDLANSPMTTNPPKRIDFNTPELKRKRRIRALKDRLTRWYVLIGGLAVLGAITLIFFFLAYVVAPLFQGASLTAKDAITPAWMQDAGKPLMISLEEQNQVAMRVSDKGQALFFDIDSGAELKRVDLPIPAGTTVTAIGEDQPGHPLVAVGLSNGQALVFRHTYKVSYPDGKKTISPAVEYPYGETPIALNEAGGALEHVSLNATDTTLMLVGSTGSQLNVLSLTSEENMMTGEVTNEQKRIDLPQMTEPVKNIFVDPRQQWLYVINGRAQADVFSLRDKSLNGRYKLLEDGEAQITASTQLVGGISLIMGDSKGGLAQWFMARDTDGELRLKQIRTFQMGTTPIVEISAEERRKGFVALDASGKLGVFHSTAHRTLLVDQVVDGQGIFGLSPRANRVIVEAGGKIQPLLLDNPHPEVSWSALWSKVWYENYDEPKYVWQSTAANTDFEPKMSLAPLTFGTLKAAFYAMLLAAPLAVAAAIYTAYFMAPSLRRKVKPVIELMEAMPTVILGFFAGLFLAPYVEGHLPGIFSLLMLVPIGILVAGFVFSRLPESIRLKVPDGWESAILIPVILFVGWLSLYMSPYMETWFFGGDMRMWISHDLGITYDQRNALVVGLAMGFAVIPNIYSIAEDAVFSVPRGLTLGSLALGATPWQTMTRVVILTASPGIFSALMIGMGRAVGETMIVLMATGNTPVMEMNLFEGLRTLAANVAVEMPESEVGGSHYRVLFLSALVLLLFTFVMNTLAELIRQRLRKKYSSL, encoded by the coding sequence ATGAATGATCTGGCCAATTCCCCCATGACTACCAATCCCCCCAAGCGAATTGACTTCAATACGCCTGAGTTGAAACGCAAGCGCCGCATTCGCGCGCTCAAAGATCGCCTGACCCGCTGGTACGTTCTCATCGGCGGCCTCGCTGTTCTCGGTGCGATCACGCTGATCTTCTTCTTCCTTGCCTACGTGGTTGCGCCGCTGTTCCAGGGGGCCAGCCTGACCGCCAAGGACGCCATCACGCCAGCCTGGATGCAAGACGCCGGCAAGCCGTTGATGATCTCCCTGGAAGAGCAGAACCAGGTCGCCATGCGGGTTTCCGACAAGGGCCAGGCATTGTTCTTCGATATCGACAGTGGCGCCGAACTCAAGCGCGTCGATCTGCCGATCCCGGCCGGCACTACTGTGACCGCCATCGGCGAAGACCAACCGGGCCATCCTTTGGTGGCGGTAGGGTTGTCCAACGGCCAGGCGCTGGTGTTCCGTCACACCTATAAAGTCAGCTACCCGGACGGCAAGAAAACCATCTCGCCGGCTGTCGAGTACCCGTACGGCGAGACGCCGATTGCGTTGAATGAAGCGGGCGGTGCCCTGGAGCACGTCAGCCTCAACGCCACCGACACCACACTGATGCTGGTCGGCTCCACCGGTTCGCAACTCAATGTGCTGTCGCTGACCAGCGAAGAAAACATGATGACCGGCGAAGTCACCAACGAGCAGAAGCGCATTGATCTGCCGCAGATGACCGAGCCGGTGAAGAACATCTTCGTCGACCCGCGTCAGCAATGGTTGTACGTGATCAACGGTCGGGCCCAGGCCGACGTGTTCAGCCTGCGCGACAAGAGCCTCAACGGTCGCTACAAACTGCTTGAAGACGGCGAAGCGCAAATCACCGCCAGTACCCAATTGGTGGGCGGTATCTCGCTGATCATGGGCGACTCCAAAGGTGGCCTGGCCCAGTGGTTCATGGCCCGCGACACGGATGGCGAACTGCGCCTGAAGCAGATCCGCACCTTCCAGATGGGCACCACGCCGATCGTTGAAATCAGCGCCGAAGAGCGTCGCAAAGGTTTCGTCGCTCTCGACGCTTCCGGCAAGCTCGGCGTGTTCCACAGCACCGCCCACCGTACCTTGCTGGTAGACCAGGTGGTCGACGGCCAAGGCATTTTCGGGCTGTCGCCACGGGCTAACCGCGTGATCGTCGAAGCGGGTGGCAAGATTCAACCGCTGCTGCTCGACAACCCACACCCGGAAGTTTCCTGGAGCGCGTTGTGGAGCAAGGTCTGGTACGAGAACTACGACGAGCCTAAATACGTCTGGCAATCGACCGCCGCCAACACCGATTTCGAACCCAAGATGAGCTTGGCGCCACTGACCTTCGGTACGCTCAAGGCCGCGTTCTACGCCATGCTGCTGGCCGCGCCACTGGCCGTCGCCGCGGCGATCTACACCGCCTACTTCATGGCGCCGAGCCTGCGCCGCAAGGTCAAACCGGTGATCGAGCTGATGGAAGCAATGCCGACGGTGATCCTCGGCTTCTTCGCCGGCCTGTTCCTCGCACCTTATGTAGAAGGACATTTGCCGGGCATTTTCAGCCTGCTGATGCTGGTGCCAATTGGCATCCTGGTGGCCGGTTTCGTCTTCAGCCGCCTGCCTGAGTCGATCCGCCTGAAAGTGCCGGACGGCTGGGAAAGCGCGATCCTGATCCCGGTGATCCTGTTTGTGGGCTGGTTGTCGCTGTACATGAGCCCGTACATGGAAACCTGGTTCTTCGGCGGCGACATGCGCATGTGGATCTCCCATGACCTGGGCATCACCTACGACCAGCGCAACGCACTGGTGGTCGGTCTGGCCATGGGCTTTGCGGTGATCCCGAACATCTACTCCATCGCCGAAGACGCCGTGTTCAGCGTGCCGCGCGGTCTGACCCTCGGTTCCCTGGCCCTCGGCGCCACGCCGTGGCAGACCATGACTCGTGTGGTGATCCTCACCGCCAGCCCGGGCATCTTCTCGGCGCTGATGATCGGCATGGGCCGTGCGGTCGGTGAAACGATGATCGTGCTGATGGCCACCGGTAACACCCCGGTCATGGAAATGAACCTGTTCGAAGGCTTGCGGACTCTGGCGGCCAACGTTGCGGTGGAAATGCCGGAGTCGGAAGTCGGCGGCAGCCACTACCGCGTGCTGTTCCTCTCGGCGCTGGTGCTGCTGTTGTTCACCTTCGTCATGAACACCCTCGCGGAACTGATTCGTCAGCGTCTGCGCAAGAAATACTCGTCGCTTTAA
- a CDS encoding peptidoglycan DD-metalloendopeptidase family protein: MLARLLFFCGLFMASTSAVAMTIYKSTDANGVVSYSDQPTKGSQVFVFRDRMVEHLERQVYLDIKKQKGVDVVFVRNDLYAPVEVELSFAGLSNVKGAPSQPIRRVLPARSNSRLALLTAITGGKPLVYTPSFQYSMGDPSGAAQSYRYPFPWLGGPFRLSQGANGQYSHFGAKNRYALDIAMPEGTPIIAARAGMVVKTENDQNGRGNDPSGNFVRVLHDDGTMGVYLHLKQGSVSVREGQRVVVGSALALSGNTGNSSGPHLHFVVQRNTGLGLVSIPYQFNQPVGALPNFALGKQ, from the coding sequence ATGCTCGCGCGCCTGCTGTTTTTCTGTGGTCTTTTCATGGCCTCCACCTCGGCTGTGGCCATGACCATTTACAAATCCACCGATGCCAATGGCGTGGTCTCCTACAGCGACCAACCCACGAAAGGCTCTCAGGTATTCGTCTTTCGGGACCGGATGGTCGAGCACCTTGAGCGTCAGGTGTACCTCGACATCAAGAAGCAGAAGGGCGTGGATGTGGTGTTTGTGCGCAACGACTTGTATGCGCCGGTGGAGGTCGAGCTGAGCTTTGCCGGGTTGAGTAACGTCAAGGGGGCGCCGAGCCAGCCGATACGCCGGGTTTTGCCGGCGCGCAGTAACTCGCGGCTGGCGCTGCTGACGGCGATTACCGGCGGCAAGCCGCTGGTGTATACCCCGAGCTTCCAATACTCCATGGGCGACCCTTCAGGCGCCGCTCAGAGCTATCGTTATCCCTTCCCGTGGCTCGGTGGTCCGTTTCGCTTGAGCCAGGGCGCCAATGGCCAATACAGCCACTTTGGCGCCAAGAACCGCTACGCCTTGGACATCGCCATGCCTGAAGGCACGCCGATCATTGCGGCGCGAGCCGGCATGGTGGTGAAAACCGAGAATGACCAGAACGGCCGTGGCAATGATCCGTCAGGTAATTTCGTACGGGTGTTGCACGATGACGGGACCATGGGCGTGTACCTGCACCTCAAGCAAGGCTCGGTGAGCGTGCGCGAAGGTCAGCGGGTGGTGGTCGGCAGTGCGTTGGCGCTATCGGGCAACACCGGCAACAGCAGCGGGCCGCACCTGCATTTTGTGGTGCAGCGCAATACCGGTTTGGGGTTGGTGTCGATACCGTACCAGTTCAATCAACCGGTAGGCGCGTTGCCCAACTTTGCGTTGGGCAAGCAGTGA
- the phoU gene encoding phosphate signaling complex protein PhoU: protein MISKEGLTHHISAQFNAELEEVRSHLLAMGGLVEKQVNDAVTALIEADSGLAQQVREIDDQINQMERNIDEECLRILARRQPAASDLRLIISISKSVIDLERIGDEATKIARRAIQLCEEGEAPRGYVEVRHIGDQVRNMVRDALDAFARFDADLALSVAQYDKIIDREYKTALRELATYMMEDPRSISRVLSIIWVLRSLERIGDHARNISELVIYLVRGTDVRHLGLKRMKEEVEGTSGETANVPGKADDK, encoded by the coding sequence ATGATTAGTAAAGAAGGCCTTACCCACCACATTTCCGCGCAGTTCAACGCCGAGCTTGAGGAAGTGCGCAGCCACCTCCTGGCCATGGGCGGGCTGGTGGAGAAGCAAGTCAACGACGCGGTGACCGCGCTGATCGAGGCCGACTCCGGCCTGGCTCAGCAGGTGCGCGAGATTGATGACCAGATCAACCAGATGGAACGCAACATCGACGAAGAGTGCCTGCGCATTCTGGCCCGTCGTCAGCCGGCAGCGTCCGACTTGCGTTTGATCATCAGCATCTCCAAGTCGGTGATTGACCTGGAGCGCATCGGTGACGAAGCGACCAAGATCGCCCGTCGCGCCATCCAGTTGTGCGAAGAAGGCGAGGCCCCGCGCGGTTACGTCGAGGTACGCCATATCGGCGACCAGGTGCGCAACATGGTTCGCGATGCGCTAGACGCCTTTGCTCGCTTCGACGCTGACCTGGCGTTGTCGGTGGCCCAGTACGACAAGATCATCGACCGCGAATACAAGACCGCCCTGCGTGAACTCGCAACCTACATGATGGAAGACCCACGCTCTATCTCGCGGGTCTTGAGCATCATTTGGGTGCTGCGTTCCCTGGAACGGATCGGCGACCACGCGCGCAATATCTCTGAGCTGGTGATTTACCTGGTGCGCGGCACCGACGTGCGTCACCTGGGCCTCAAACGGATGAAAGAAGAAGTTGAAGGCACAAGTGGTGAAACCGCTAATGTTCCGGGCAAAGCTGACGATAAGTAA
- a CDS encoding MFS transporter, whose protein sequence is MTTAPSSTAQPTQSARPLTRNDYKTLSLSALGGALEFYDFIIFVFFAAVVGKLFFPADMPEWLRLMQTFGIFAAGYLARPLGGIVMAHFGDLLGRKKMFTLSIFMMAVPTLIMGLLPTYAQIGMWAPILLLVMRVIQGAAIGGEVPGAWVFVSEHVPQRHIGYACGTLTSGLTAGILLGSLVATAINSIYTPVEVADYAWRIPFLLGGVFGLFSVYLRRWLHETPVFAELQLRKALAEEVPLRAVLRDHRGAILISMLLTWLLSAGIIVVILMTPTVLQTVYHFTPTIALQANSLAIVFLSLGCVASGALADRFGAGRVFVFGSALLLLSSWTFYHSLFNHPEWLFPMYAVTGLLVGTIGAVPYVMVKAFPAVVRFSGLSFSYNLAYAIFGGLTPMIVTLLLKESPMGPAYYVAIICGVGILVGAYLWKKGR, encoded by the coding sequence ATGACCACAGCGCCCTCGAGCACTGCGCAGCCAACCCAGTCCGCACGTCCGTTGACCCGCAACGATTACAAGACTTTGTCGCTGTCTGCCCTGGGCGGCGCGTTGGAGTTCTACGACTTCATTATCTTCGTGTTCTTCGCCGCGGTGGTTGGCAAGCTGTTCTTCCCGGCCGACATGCCCGAGTGGCTACGGCTGATGCAGACCTTCGGCATTTTCGCCGCCGGCTACCTGGCGCGTCCATTGGGCGGCATTGTCATGGCGCACTTCGGCGACCTGCTGGGACGCAAGAAGATGTTCACCCTGAGCATTTTCATGATGGCCGTGCCAACCCTGATCATGGGTTTACTGCCAACGTACGCGCAGATCGGCATGTGGGCGCCGATCCTGTTGCTGGTGATGCGAGTGATCCAGGGCGCAGCGATTGGCGGTGAGGTGCCCGGCGCTTGGGTATTCGTTTCCGAACACGTGCCGCAGCGGCACATCGGCTACGCCTGCGGCACCCTGACCAGCGGTCTGACGGCCGGTATCTTGTTGGGTTCGTTGGTGGCCACGGCGATCAACAGCATTTACACCCCGGTGGAAGTGGCGGATTACGCCTGGCGGATTCCGTTCCTACTGGGCGGTGTGTTCGGCCTGTTCTCGGTTTACCTGCGTCGCTGGTTGCACGAAACCCCAGTGTTCGCCGAGCTGCAACTGCGCAAGGCCCTGGCCGAAGAAGTGCCGCTGCGCGCGGTGCTGCGTGACCATCGTGGCGCGATTCTGATTTCCATGCTGCTGACCTGGCTGCTGTCGGCCGGCATCATCGTCGTCATCCTGATGACTCCGACCGTGCTGCAGACCGTTTACCACTTCACCCCGACCATTGCGTTGCAGGCCAACAGCCTGGCAATCGTGTTCCTGAGCCTGGGTTGCGTAGCGTCCGGCGCGCTGGCGGATCGCTTCGGCGCGGGCCGGGTGTTTGTGTTCGGCAGCGCATTGTTGTTGCTGAGTTCGTGGACCTTCTACCACAGCCTGTTCAACCACCCTGAATGGCTGTTCCCGATGTACGCCGTGACCGGTCTGCTGGTCGGCACCATCGGCGCGGTGCCGTATGTGATGGTCAAAGCCTTCCCGGCGGTGGTGCGTTTCAGCGGGCTGTCGTTCTCCTACAACCTGGCCTACGCGATTTTCGGCGGGTTGACCCCGATGATCGTGACATTGCTGCTTAAGGAAAGCCCGATGGGGCCTGCTTATTATGTGGCGATCATTTGTGGAGTCGGGATTTTGGTGGGTGCTTATCTTTGGAAGAAGGGGCGTTAA
- a CDS encoding acyl-CoA thioesterase, whose product MIELEQEDPIPQGDLALQITALPRETNGFGDIFGGWLVAQMDLAGTAMASKVAGGRVATVAIDRMAFLVPVAVGAQLSFYTQALEIGRSSIQMMVEVWSDDPLSSEWRKVTEAVFVFVAIDGSGRTRSVPPRAR is encoded by the coding sequence ATGATAGAGCTCGAACAAGAAGATCCAATCCCGCAAGGCGACCTCGCCCTGCAAATCACCGCGCTCCCGCGTGAAACCAACGGCTTTGGCGATATTTTCGGCGGCTGGCTGGTGGCGCAGATGGATTTGGCTGGCACCGCAATGGCCAGCAAAGTCGCCGGTGGCCGCGTGGCGACCGTTGCAATCGACCGCATGGCATTTCTGGTTCCGGTGGCGGTGGGCGCTCAGCTCTCCTTCTATACCCAGGCCCTGGAAATCGGCCGCAGCTCGATCCAGATGATGGTCGAGGTCTGGAGCGACGACCCGCTGTCCAGTGAGTGGCGTAAAGTGACTGAAGCCGTATTCGTATTCGTCGCCATCGACGGCAGCGGCCGCACTCGCTCGGTTCCACCACGCGCGCGTTAA
- a CDS encoding D-hexose-6-phosphate mutarotase, whose amino-acid sequence MSTPNVEAVKLDELNCWRIRHGQAELLVAQQGAHILSYQLAGQPPLIWLNDEAVFKTGKSIRAGVPVCWPWFGNFDRNPQSVKTMRVSNEPAGAHGFVRAMDWELGGIEAEGESLKVEFVLPYPEGGFAGWPHQVDLTLSIRLDEQLHISLTSHNRGAESVSISQALHSYFAVSDVRNVHVEGLEGLSYIDTTKDWTTTTQAGDLVFTGETDRIYLNTPAKLSIVDPTWERRIELTSSGSRSTVIWNPWIDRAAAFSDMADDGWQRMLCIETANVMDDVVTLAAGASHTLGVSIGSKPL is encoded by the coding sequence ATGAGCACGCCCAACGTTGAAGCCGTCAAACTGGATGAACTGAACTGCTGGCGTATTCGCCACGGTCAGGCCGAATTGCTGGTGGCCCAGCAAGGCGCGCACATCCTCAGTTATCAGTTGGCCGGGCAACCGCCGCTGATCTGGCTCAACGACGAGGCCGTGTTCAAGACCGGTAAAAGCATCCGCGCCGGCGTGCCGGTGTGTTGGCCGTGGTTCGGCAACTTTGATCGCAACCCGCAAAGTGTCAAGACAATGCGCGTCAGCAATGAACCGGCCGGCGCCCATGGTTTTGTCAGGGCGATGGATTGGGAACTGGGCGGCATCGAAGCTGAGGGTGAAAGCCTGAAGGTCGAATTCGTCCTGCCCTACCCCGAAGGTGGTTTTGCGGGCTGGCCGCATCAGGTGGATTTGACGTTGAGCATTCGTCTGGATGAGCAACTGCACATCAGCCTGACCAGCCACAACCGCGGCGCTGAATCCGTGTCGATCAGCCAGGCGTTGCACAGCTACTTCGCCGTCAGCGACGTGCGCAACGTGCATGTTGAGGGGCTGGAAGGCTTGAGCTATATCGATACGACTAAAGACTGGACCACGACCACTCAGGCCGGCGATCTGGTTTTCACCGGCGAGACTGACCGTATCTACCTCAATACCCCGGCTAAGCTGAGCATTGTCGATCCGACCTGGGAACGCCGCATCGAGCTGACCAGCAGTGGTTCACGCTCGACAGTGATCTGGAACCCGTGGATTGATCGCGCAGCAGCGTTCAGTGACATGGCCGACGATGGCTGGCAGCGCATGCTGTGCATCGAGACGGCGAATGTGATGGACGATGTGGTGACCTTGGCGGCGGGTGCGAGTCATACCCTGGGCGTCAGCATCGGCAGCAAGCCGCTTTAA
- the phoR gene encoding phosphate regulon sensor histidine kinase PhoR, translating into MLLLVTACLVIGLITGYYGWSLAAGLGLYLAWTLKQLSRLHEWLRLHKPDEAPPDGYGLWGEVFDSIYHLQRRDQRVRGRLQAVIDRVQESTAALKDAVIMLDSDGNLEWWNRAAETLLGLKTPQDSGQPVTNLVRHPRFKEYFEQDSYAEPLEIPSPINDRLRIQLYITRYGNNEHLMLVRDVTRIHQLEQMRKDFIANVSHELRTPLTVICGYLETLLDNVEDVNPRWTRALQQMQQQGGRMQTLLNDLLLLAKLEATDYPSDNQPVPIDGLLKSIKSDAQQLSAQKNQRITLEADPTILLKGSEAELRSAFSNLVFNAVKYTPAEGNIRIRWWGDEQGAHLSVQDSGIGIDSKHLPRLTERFYRVDSSRNSNTGGTGLGLAIVKHVLLRHRARMEISSVPGHGSTFTCHFAPAQVTKTRVISAAD; encoded by the coding sequence ATGCTGTTGCTGGTCACCGCCTGCCTGGTGATCGGCTTGATTACCGGCTACTACGGCTGGAGCCTCGCGGCGGGCCTGGGTCTTTACCTGGCCTGGACGCTCAAGCAGCTATCGCGCCTGCACGAATGGCTGCGCCTACATAAACCCGATGAAGCACCGCCCGATGGCTATGGCTTGTGGGGCGAAGTGTTCGACAGCATTTATCACCTGCAACGCCGCGACCAACGAGTGCGCGGGCGCCTGCAAGCGGTGATCGACCGGGTCCAGGAGTCCACCGCCGCGCTCAAAGACGCGGTGATCATGCTCGACAGCGACGGCAACCTGGAATGGTGGAACCGCGCCGCCGAGACCCTGCTCGGCCTCAAGACTCCGCAAGACAGCGGCCAACCGGTGACCAATCTGGTGCGCCATCCGCGCTTCAAGGAATACTTCGAGCAGGACAGCTACGCCGAGCCGCTGGAAATCCCTTCGCCGATTAATGATCGCCTACGCATTCAGCTGTACATCACTCGCTACGGCAACAACGAACACTTAATGCTGGTACGCGACGTCACGCGCATCCATCAGCTGGAGCAGATGCGCAAAGACTTCATCGCCAACGTTTCCCACGAGCTGCGCACGCCGCTGACGGTGATCTGCGGCTATCTGGAAACCCTGCTCGACAACGTCGAGGACGTGAACCCGCGCTGGACCCGCGCCTTGCAGCAGATGCAACAGCAAGGTGGGCGCATGCAGACCTTGCTCAACGACCTGCTGCTACTGGCCAAACTGGAAGCCACCGATTACCCGTCGGACAACCAGCCGGTGCCCATCGACGGCTTGCTGAAATCGATCAAGAGCGATGCTCAACAGTTGTCCGCGCAAAAGAATCAGCGCATCACCCTGGAAGCCGACCCGACGATCCTGCTCAAGGGCAGCGAAGCCGAATTGCGCAGTGCGTTCTCCAACCTGGTGTTCAACGCGGTGAAATACACCCCGGCCGAAGGCAATATCCGCATTCGCTGGTGGGGCGATGAACAAGGCGCGCACCTGAGCGTGCAGGATTCCGGGATCGGCATCGACAGCAAACACCTGCCGCGCCTGACCGAGCGCTTCTACCGCGTCGATTCCAGCCGCAACTCCAACACCGGGGGCACCGGCCTTGGGCTGGCGATCGTCAAACACGTACTGCTGCGCCATCGTGCGCGGATGGAAATCAGCAGCGTGCCGGGGCATGGCAGCACCTTTACCTGCCATTTCGCGCCGGCCCAGGTGACCAAAACCCGGGTTATCAGCGCGGCCGACTAG